One part of the Theropithecus gelada isolate Dixy chromosome 5, Tgel_1.0, whole genome shotgun sequence genome encodes these proteins:
- the NEUROG2 gene encoding neurogenin-2 — MFVKSETLELKEEEDVLVLLGSASPALAALTPLSSSADEEEEEEPGASGGARRQRGAEAGQGARGGAAAGAEGCRPARLLGLVHDCKRRPSRARAISRGAKTAETVQRIKKTRRLKANNRERNRMHNLNAALDALREVLPTFPEDAKLTKIETLRFAHNYIWALTETLRLADHCGGGGGGLPGALFSEAVLLSPGGASATLSSSGDSPSPASTWSCTNSPAPSSSASSNSTSPYSCTLSPASPAGSDMDYWQPPPPDKHRYAPHLPIARDCI; from the coding sequence ATGTTCGTCAAATCCGAGACCTTGGAGTTGAAGGAGGAAGAGGACGTGTTGGTGCTGCTCGGTTCGGCCTCCCCCGCCTTGGCGGCCCTGACCCCGCTGTCATCCAGCGCCGacgaagaagaggaggaggagccgGGCGCGTCAGGCGGGGCGCGTCGGCAGCGCGGGGCTGAGGCCGGGCAGGGGGCGCGGGGCGGCGCGGCTGCGGGTGCGGAGGGCTGCCGGCCCGCACGGCTCCTGGGTCTGGTGCACGATTGCAAACGGCGCCCCTCTCGGGCGCGGGCCATCTCCCGAGGCGCCAAGACCGCCGAGACGGTGCAGCGCATCAAGAAGACCCGTAGACTGAAGGCCAACAACCGCGAGCGAAACCGCATGCACAACCTCAACGCGGCACTGGACGCGCTGCGCGAGGTGCTCCCCACGTTCCCCGAGGACGCCAAGCTCACCAAGATCGAGACCCTGCGCTTCGCCCACAACTACATCTGGGCGCTGACCGAGACCCTGCGCCTGGCGGATCACTGCGGGGGCGGCGGCGGAGGCCTGCCGGGGGCGCTCTTCTCCGAGGCAGTGTTGCTGAGCCCGGGAGGCGCCAGCGCCACCCTGAGCAGCAGCGGAGACAGCCCCTCGCCCGCCTCCACGTGGAGTTGCACCAACAGCCCCGCGCCGTCCTCCTCCGCGTCCTCCAACTCCACCTCCCCCTACAGCTGCACTTTATCGCCCGCCAGCCCGGCCGGGTCAGACATGGACTATTGGCAGCCCCCACCTCCCGACAAGCACCGCTATGCACCTCACCTCCCCATAGCCAGGGATTGTATCTAG